In Synechococcus sp. A18-25c, a single window of DNA contains:
- the arsJ gene encoding organoarsenical effux MFS transporter ArsJ, with the protein MKLSPLQQYGIVTANYWAFTLTDGALRMLVVFHFHQLGYSTLEIAFLFLFYELFGVITNLYGGWIGARYGLRLTLWVGTLLQVLALLMLIPVAASWPKLISVLYVMTAQAISGIAKDLNKMSAKSAIKTVVPETPDDQQQGQKQLFKWVAILTGSKNALKGVGFFLGGVLLTAFGFNAAVGWMAAGLALAFLLTLVLTGEIGKMKSKPAFSSLFSKSRGINVLSLARFFLFGARDVWFVVALPVFLEASLGWSFGEIGGFLGLWVIGYGIVQGSAPGLRRLWGQTTSPGVSALQFWSVLLTAIPALIAVALWRQVDVSLAITAGLAAFGVVFAMNSSIHSYMVLAYTDTENVSLNVGFYYMANAAGRLAGTLLSGAVFMLGRTEVVGMQACLWASSLLLLLSALTCRELPRIHPIGLNSASAT; encoded by the coding sequence ATGAAGCTCTCTCCCCTTCAGCAGTACGGCATCGTCACCGCCAACTACTGGGCCTTCACGCTGACCGATGGAGCGCTGCGAATGCTGGTGGTGTTCCATTTCCATCAACTCGGCTACTCCACCCTCGAGATTGCGTTTCTGTTCCTCTTCTACGAATTGTTCGGGGTGATCACCAACCTCTACGGGGGATGGATTGGGGCCCGCTACGGGCTTCGGCTCACCCTCTGGGTGGGCACGCTGCTGCAGGTCCTGGCATTGCTGATGCTGATCCCTGTCGCCGCCAGTTGGCCGAAACTGATCAGCGTGCTCTATGTGATGACCGCTCAGGCCATCAGCGGAATCGCCAAAGACCTCAACAAGATGAGTGCGAAGAGCGCCATCAAGACGGTGGTGCCGGAGACCCCGGACGATCAGCAGCAGGGGCAGAAGCAATTATTCAAGTGGGTGGCAATCCTCACGGGATCCAAGAACGCTCTCAAGGGAGTGGGTTTCTTCCTCGGAGGGGTGCTGCTGACAGCCTTTGGCTTCAATGCTGCCGTGGGCTGGATGGCAGCAGGTCTCGCTCTCGCCTTCCTGCTGACGCTGGTGCTCACGGGAGAGATCGGAAAGATGAAGTCCAAGCCGGCCTTCTCCTCGCTGTTCTCGAAATCCCGGGGCATCAACGTGCTGTCTCTGGCGCGCTTCTTTCTGTTTGGTGCCCGGGATGTGTGGTTTGTGGTGGCCTTGCCGGTGTTTCTCGAGGCTTCCTTGGGCTGGAGCTTCGGGGAGATCGGTGGCTTTCTCGGCCTCTGGGTGATCGGCTACGGCATTGTTCAAGGATCAGCGCCTGGTCTCAGACGTCTGTGGGGGCAGACCACCTCTCCGGGAGTGTCTGCCTTGCAGTTCTGGAGCGTACTGCTCACCGCGATTCCCGCTTTGATCGCTGTGGCGCTGTGGCGTCAGGTGGATGTGTCGCTGGCCATCACGGCTGGCCTCGCCGCCTTCGGAGTGGTGTTCGCCATGAATTCGTCGATTCACTCCTACATGGTGTTGGCCTACACCGATACGGAGAACGTCAGCCTCAATGTGGGCTTCTATTACATGGCCAATGCTGCCGGGCGCCTGGCGGGCACGTTGCTCTCGGGGGCGGTGTTCATGCTTGGTAGAACCGAAGTCGTGGGCATGCAGGCCTGTCTCTGGGCTTCATCCTTGCTGTTGTTGTTGTCGGCACTGACATGTCGGGAGTTGCCGAGGATTCACCCCATCGGCCTCAATTCGGCGTCAGCAACCTGA
- a CDS encoding thermonuclease family protein, which yields MTSLSIPRLLLSGAILSATLSATLSSAAWAEPHPRQAVMVLAINNGQGVLVDLGDQGRAVRLACVQAPLAQQQPWSRLAIQQLQRLLPVGSEVVLELRARDVYGRLVARLLMQDNDVAQPLLLQGVVFA from the coding sequence TTGACGTCACTCTCGATCCCCAGACTGCTGCTGAGCGGGGCCATCCTCAGCGCAACCCTTAGTGCAACTCTCAGTTCAGCAGCCTGGGCTGAGCCCCATCCGCGTCAAGCCGTCATGGTTCTGGCAATCAACAATGGTCAGGGGGTACTCGTCGACCTTGGTGATCAGGGGCGTGCGGTGCGTTTGGCGTGTGTTCAAGCGCCACTGGCTCAGCAGCAGCCGTGGTCTCGCTTGGCGATCCAGCAGTTGCAACGTCTGCTTCCTGTAGGCAGCGAGGTCGTCTTGGAATTGCGCGCCAGGGATGTGTACGGCCGTCTGGTGGCCCGTTTGCTCATGCAGGACAACGATGTTGCTCAGCCTTTGCTCCTTCAAGGAGTCGTCTTCGCCTAA
- a CDS encoding alpha-ketoglutarate-dependent dioxygenase AlkB, protein MLNDDAAESINWTHQRTWLNPATSRTWMDRCVQQIPWDQPQVRVYGRWHRVPRLTAFLADHNVAYRYSGALHRGEGWPAWFKPLLEQVSQRCSAPFNGCLFNLYRNGEDRMGWHADDEPEIDDDFPIASLSLGATRDLQFRHRVTGCRHDLPLANGDLLLMDSCCQQQWMHGLPIRKRVCEPRLNLTFRVFRQADESAGSRAAR, encoded by the coding sequence ATGCTCAATGACGATGCTGCTGAGTCCATCAACTGGACGCATCAGCGCACCTGGCTGAATCCCGCCACCAGCCGTACGTGGATGGATCGTTGTGTGCAGCAAATCCCATGGGATCAGCCTCAAGTGCGTGTCTACGGGCGTTGGCACCGGGTGCCCCGGCTCACAGCGTTTCTGGCTGATCACAATGTGGCTTACCGTTACAGCGGAGCGCTGCATCGTGGTGAAGGCTGGCCGGCATGGTTCAAGCCCCTGCTTGAGCAAGTGAGTCAGCGCTGTTCAGCTCCCTTCAACGGCTGTCTGTTCAATCTCTACCGCAACGGTGAAGACCGCATGGGCTGGCATGCGGATGATGAGCCTGAAATTGATGATGACTTTCCGATTGCGTCCTTGTCGCTCGGCGCAACCCGTGATCTGCAATTTCGCCACCGCGTGACTGGCTGTCGCCACGATCTCCCCCTGGCGAATGGCGATCTGCTGCTGATGGATAGCTGCTGTCAGCAGCAGTGGATGCATGGATTACCGATTCGCAAGCGGGTGTGCGAACCGCGTTTGAATCTCACATTCCGGGTGTTCCGCCAAGCGGACGAATCAGCAGGCTCCAGAGCGGCACGCTGA
- a CDS encoding AEC family transporter, translating into MGPCLIGGAFIGRWRPQWIAPLATPLVRFGVPVSLMGLLLHGGLNGSLLGMAMVAVTVIAVMLTLMRLATPFSVALTHPELQLGSCIGNTAYFGIPAALALLPSDALPISIGYDFGATLLAWGLGPLWLTRKPASSGPDRRWRNLLGHLSASPATRGLIGALIVMVTPWHLAISDALWLPSRAVIVLALAVVGMRLGSIASKNTPSLDVSLTTPLICKLLLFPALMLLISLALPLPGVARQALVLQAAAPTAISVLLMAESEHVNVAAPAQLILRSTVLALISVPLWSLLIRPLGGTPGM; encoded by the coding sequence ATGGGTCCCTGCCTCATCGGCGGCGCCTTCATCGGCCGCTGGCGACCCCAGTGGATTGCACCTCTAGCCACACCACTGGTGCGCTTCGGCGTCCCAGTCAGTCTGATGGGCCTGTTGCTGCATGGCGGCCTGAACGGCTCACTGCTGGGCATGGCGATGGTGGCCGTCACAGTGATCGCGGTGATGCTCACCCTGATGCGGTTGGCGACACCCTTCTCAGTAGCCCTGACCCATCCCGAGTTACAGCTCGGCAGCTGCATTGGCAACACGGCGTACTTCGGCATCCCAGCCGCACTGGCACTGCTGCCGTCTGACGCCTTACCCATCAGCATTGGCTACGACTTCGGCGCCACGCTGCTGGCCTGGGGGCTCGGCCCTCTCTGGCTGACCCGCAAGCCAGCGTCCAGCGGCCCAGACCGCAGGTGGCGAAACCTGCTCGGACACCTCAGTGCCAGCCCAGCCACTCGCGGGCTGATCGGCGCGTTGATCGTAATGGTCACCCCTTGGCACCTTGCGATCAGCGATGCACTGTGGCTGCCCTCACGAGCCGTGATCGTGCTGGCCTTGGCCGTGGTAGGCATGCGTCTAGGAAGCATTGCCTCAAAGAACACCCCGAGCCTCGACGTGAGCCTCACCACGCCGCTGATTTGCAAACTGCTGCTGTTTCCAGCGCTCATGCTGTTGATCAGCCTGGCGCTTCCACTTCCCGGCGTTGCACGCCAGGCACTTGTGCTTCAGGCAGCCGCTCCCACGGCGATTTCGGTGTTGCTGATGGCGGAGTCGGAGCACGTGAACGTGGCAGCACCGGCGCAACTGATCCTGCGCAGCACTGTGTTGGCGTTGATCAGCGTGCCGCTCTGGAGCCTGCTGATTCGTCCGCTTGGCGGAACACCCGGAATGTGA